Proteins encoded in a region of the Diabrotica virgifera virgifera chromosome 4, PGI_DIABVI_V3a genome:
- the LOC126882990 gene encoding 3-hydroxyisobutyryl-CoA hydrolase, mitochondrial-like — MIKQPRSVVKSVKFLLTSISRNVSSQTSEVIVKNVNDKGVLVLNRPKALNALTLSMMETIKPVLKDWESKKSLVLIKGTGEKSFCAGGDIRSVFEARLRGEKNLGHMFKAVYSTSALIGSYKIPYVALIDGIVMGGGVGLSVHGRYRVATERSIFAMPETQIGFFPDVGGSHFLPRLSGKLGWYLGLTGKRLKGSDILKAGIATHICDSKDLPQLEEALLNKCRTDKDIQNTLNKFSKKEIPPFSLEKVIDKIDDYFSASSMENIVAKLENDDTKWAQETLALLRKMSPTSLKVSLKMLELGQHYNLDDCLHMEYNMCLTFLKNNDFFEGVRALLIDKDQKPNWKPNTLEDITTKIVDEYFYDLPKLKMCCLFGFI; from the exons ATGATTAAACAACCCCGTTCGGTAGTAAAAAGTGTAAAGTTCTTATTAACCTCAATAAGCCGAAATGTGTCGTCCCAAACAAGTGAGGTTATCGTTAAAAATGTGAACGATAAGGGTGTCCTAGTGCTTAACAGGCCCAAAGCGTTGAACGCTCTCACCCTATCCATGATGGAGACCATCAAACCAGTACTAAAAGATTGGGAAAGCAAGAAATCTTTAGTGTTAATCAAAGGTACGGGGGAGAAGTCTTTCTGTGCTGGTGGTGATATAAGATCCGTGTTTGAGGCTCGCCTGAGAGGAGAAAAAAACTTAGGACACATGTTCAAGGCTGTGTATTCTACCAGTGCTTTAATCGGTTCCTATAAAATTCCTTATGTTGCGCTTATCGATGGGATCGTCATGGGTGGAGGAGTTGGTTTGTCAGTACATGGCAGATATAGGGTAGCTACAGAAAGGTCAATATTTGCCATGCCAGAAACACAGATTGGATTTTTCCCAG ATGTTGGGGGATCACACTTCCTACCTAGACTCTCAGGCAAGCTCGGATGGTATCTAGGActaactggcaaaagattaaagggATCTGATATACTCAAAGCAGGAATTGCTACCCATATATGTGACAGTAAAGATCTTCCTCAGTTAGAAGAAGCCTTGTTGAACAAGTGTAGAACTGATAAAGATATACAAAATACTCTAAACAAGTTTTCCAAGAAGGAAATACCACCGTTTTCATTAGAAAAAGTCATAGACAAAATAGATGATTATTTCTCAGCTTCTAGTATGGAAAATATAGTAGCTAAATTGGAAAATGATGACACCAAATGGGCACAAGAAACTTTAgcacttttgagaaaaatgtctcCTACTAGTCTTAAGGTGTCTTTAAAAATGTTGGAATTAGGACAACACTATAACCTCGACGACTGTCTTCACATGGAATACAATATGTGCTTGACCTTCTTGAAAAATAATGATTTCTTCGAAGGTGTCAGAGCTTTATTAATTGACAAAGACCAGAAACCCAACTGGAAGCCGAATACATTGGAAGACATCACCACCAAGATAGTAGATGAGTACTTTTATGatttaccaaaattaaagatgtgttgtttgtttgggtttatatga